In Corylus avellana chromosome ca2, CavTom2PMs-1.0, the following proteins share a genomic window:
- the LOC132172285 gene encoding polygalacturonase QRT3: MKKSVLALSILVLLLVEEATGHSIEKKLSEFKEKLASSPTGSSLPTPLTSDKKKDGRVLYPIGYGADPTGEKDSSDAILQALGDAFQLRTGLELLSGIRDFGGVEIDLQGGSYKISRPIRFPSSGGGNILVQGGTLRASDTFPGDRHLIELWSTDSPTSYQNYQNAGYHYEDITFRDILFDSTYRGGGIFIVDSARIRINNCFFLHFTTQGILVQRGHETFISSCFLGQHSTVGGSQDEKNFAGTAIDLASNDNAVTDVAIFSAAIGIVLRGQANMLTGVHCYNKATFFGGIGILLKLAGCSQTRIDNCYLDYTAIVMEDPVQVHVTNGFFLGNANVVLKSVNGQISGLNIVDNMFSGQSENMVPIIKLDGKFTDIDQVVIDRNNVNGMRLKSTVGKLTVAGNGTKWVADFSSVLVFPNQINHLQYSFYSQEKHKFTAHAVTDVSDNVVVVESKKKVNGIVSMIVDQYCLVGEKNILV, encoded by the exons atgaaaaaatccGTCTTAGCATTGAGCATCCTAGTATTATTGTTGGTAGAAGAAGCTACAGGCCACAGCATTGAGAAAAAGCTGTCAgagtttaaagaaaaattagcCTCTTCTCCTACTGGATCATCTTTGCCAACGCCCCTGACTTCAGACAAGAAAAAG GATGGGAGAGTTTTGTATCCAATTGGGTACGGAGCAGACCCAACAGGGGAAAAAGACAGCAGCGATGCAATTCTGCAGGCTTTGGGTGATGCTTTCCAGTTGCGAACAGGGCTGGAATTGCTGTCTGGGATCAGAGACTTCGGCGGGGTGGAGATTGATTTGCAAGGTGGAAGCTACAAAATCAGCAGACCAATAAGGTTCCCTTCCTCTGGTGGTGGCAATATTCTG GTACAAGGAGGGACTTTGCGAGCCTCAGACACATTTCCCGGTGATCGGCATCTCATCGAACTATGGTCAACGGATTCTCCGACATCCtaccaaaactaccaaaatgccGGATACCACTACGAGGACATCACCTTCCGGGACATCCTCTTCGATTCAACCTACCGAGGAGGAGGGATTTTCATTGTCGATTCTGCAAGAATTCGCATAAACAACTGCTTCTTCCTCCACTTTACAACCCAGGGAATTCTCGTACAGAGAGGCCATGAAACCTTCATCTCGAGCTGCTTTCTTGGACAACACTCAACCGTCGGCGGCTCCCAAGACGAGAAGAATTTCGCCGGCACCGCCATCGATCTCGCTAGCAACGACAATGCTGTGACGGACGTTGCGATTTTCTCGGCAGCTATTGGCATCGTTTTAAGAGGCCAGGCAAACATGCTCACCGGAGTACATTGTTACAACAAAGCAACCTTTTTTGGCGGGATCGGAATCCTGCTAAAACTCGCCGGATGCTCGCAGACTAGAATAGACAATTGCTACTTGGATTACACCGCCATAGTTATGGAAGACCCAGTTCAAGTTCATGTTACAAACGGATTCTTCCTCGGAAATGCTAATGTGGTCTTGAAATCCGTTAACGGTCAAATCTCCGGCTTAAATATAGTGGACAACATGTTTAGCGGGCAATCGGAAAATATGGTTCCAATAATTAAGTTAGACGGGAAATTCACCGACATTGATCAAGTGGTGATTGACCGGAACAATGTGAATGGGATGAGATTGAAATCGACAGTCGGAAAATTGACGGTGGCCGGAAATGGGACGAAGTGGGTGGCCGATTTTTCGTCGGTGTTGGTGTTTCCGAACCAGATTAATCATTTGCAGTACTCGTTTTACAGTCAAGAAAAGCATAAATTTACAGCGCATGCAGTGACGGATGTGTCTGATAATGTGGTGGTTGTGGAGAGTAAGAAGAAGGTCAATGGCATTGTTTCTATGATTGTTGACCAGTATTGCTTAGTTGGAGAGAAAAATATCCTCGTATAA